From one Chryseobacterium arthrosphaerae genomic stretch:
- a CDS encoding helix-turn-helix domain-containing protein yields the protein MQSIKNATEEILSWLKDLNAIKKHIEQISRYLRPSHQEEKYLTGDEVCRLLHISRRTLQQYRDDHIFSFVQIPGKILYKESDILNLLENNYKRK from the coding sequence ATGCAATCTATAAAAAACGCTACCGAAGAAATTTTATCATGGCTTAAAGATTTGAACGCTATTAAAAAACATATTGAACAAATCAGCAGATATTTAAGGCCTTCCCATCAGGAAGAAAAATATTTAACCGGTGATGAAGTATGTCGCTTACTTCATATTAGCAGGCGCACACTTCAACAATACCGGGACGATCACATATTTTCTTTTGTACAAATTCCGGGAAAAATATTATATAAGGAATCAGATATTTTGAACCTGTTGGAAAATAATTACAAAAGAAAATGA